A portion of the Acanthopagrus latus isolate v.2019 chromosome 21, fAcaLat1.1, whole genome shotgun sequence genome contains these proteins:
- the tnk2b gene encoding tyrosine kinase, non-receptor, 2b isoform X3 codes for MGETAEYQRLQDTSESDYQRLPSDDEEKLGSSMQCEEGTEWLLELLMEVQLQQYFLRIRDDLNVTRLSHFDYVKNEDLEKIGMGRPGQRRLWEAVKRRKAMCKRKSWMSKVFSGKRPDGGDFPQQGQPASSFRKLSPTPPLGLGEGVLPTQPGGGGAPLDEQQQALTCLIPEKDLTLFEKLGDGSFGVVKRGEWLTPAGKVLNVAVKCLKTDVFSQPDALEDFICEVNAMHSLDHQNLIRLYGVVLTHPMKMVTELAPLGSLLERLRCVRPQGPVLIHTLCQYAVQVACGMAYLEQRRFIHRDLAARNILLASAHRVKIGDFGLMRALPNNHEHYVMQEHRKVPFAWCAPESLKTRTFSHATDTWMFGVTLWEMFTHGQEPWLGLNGSQILHKIDKEGERLPKPEDCPQDIYNVMLQCWAQKPDDRPTFVALREFLLETMPTDMCALQDFDEPDKLHIQINDVITIIEGRAENYWWRGQNKRTLKVGQFPRNVVTSVAGLSAHDISRPLKNSFIHTGHGDTNPHRCWGFPDRIDDLYLGNPMDPPDVLSVDPSGARPTQLPGRARKEPPPRPPQPAVLIKSKSGFPQQLLTHCSCPLCSLLAPLLREPCYDPVNNDEDLTSVGLKRLSLRKTGSVKGLKLKPAAWVSASRQGSGRTSGSGHNPNSEVSLIDFGEEFPPPTPSPSPVVELQIPSLAKLALEADNILDRTPPQSPCRSLPRPLHPTPVVDWDTRPLPPPPAYDDVAQDEDDMEVSSINSSEQQHEEEQSEVSHPDEALCLGQKVEGEVLVSRGTDRAGFEDNLFLLSKQSQGLSTSFSQSAEIFQELQQECMRRLNVPTGSAARSSSPCQSSALCPQTPQTQEGLQQTVLSSEDKPQIPPRVPIPPRPIKKGDYTSARWSRDLSLSPTPADTTEDISGPGPGQDRPPQIPPRDPLSQPGSRTPSPMGLVVGSPQQRVYSVSPSTMQTSLASFSSTHTHGSYLSTSPGKLMPTTHSFASDPKYAAPKVIQAQGKDAANKGPCILPIVRDGRKVSNTHYYLLPERPPYLDRYDRFFREAESLSASGVEERHLRQANTATVRPMVVSSQTLQGHAQGQGLVQPGDLKANFSSNNNSNLGGPRSGMKTSVSLPRVCSDGLTMLTASCTRTDGGGNSADRVKMVQEAVHGVTLEECQAALQNHNWNVQKAVHYLKVEQLFCLGLRSRSECLKLLEMCDWNLEVASTQMLDNYGSTTRQRR; via the exons ATGGGGGAGACGGCAGAGTACCAGAGGCTGCAGGACACGTCAGAGTCTGACTACCAACGGCTGCCCAGCGATGATGAAGAG AAACTGGGCAGTAGCATGCAGTGTGAGGAAGGCACAGAAtggctgctggagctgctgatggaggtgcagctgcagcagtacTTCCTGCGGATCCGAGATGACCTCAATGTCACACGGTTGTCACACTTTGACTACGTCAAGAACGAAGACCTAGAGAAGATCGGCATGGGTCGACCTG GACAGAGACGACTGTGGGAGGCTGTCAAAAGGAGGAAAGCCATGTGCAAGCGCAAGTCCTGGATGAGCAAG GTGTTTAGTGGTAAGCGTCCAGACGGAGGAGACTTCCCCCAGCAGGGCCAGCCGGCTTCCTCTTTTCGTAAGCTGTCTCCTACACCTCCGCTTGGCCTGGGGGAGGGAGTCCTGCCCACACAGCCCGGTGGCGGTGGCGCTCCTCTtgacgagcagcagcaggctctgACCTGCCTCATCCCGGAGAAGGACCTGACACTGTTCGAGAAGCTGGGGGACGGCTCGTTCGGTGTGGTGAAAAGAGGAGAGTGGCTGACACCTGCAGGAAAGGTG CTGAACGTAGCTGTGAAGTGTCTGAAGACAGATGTGTTCAGCCAGCCCGACGCTCTGGAGGACTTCATCTGTGAGGTCAACGCCATGCACTCCCTGGACCACCAGAACCTCATTCGCCTCTACGGTGTGGTGCTCACACACCCAATGAAGATG GTGACTGAGCTGGCTCCTCTCGGTTCTCTGCTGGAGCGTCTGCGATGTGTGCGTCCTCAGGGCCCCGTGTTGATCCACACTCTGTGTCAGTATGCGGTGCAGGTGGCCTGTGGCATGGCCTACCTGGAGCAGAGGAGGTTCATCCACAGGGACCTGGCAGCCAG GAACATCCTGCTGGCCTCAGCTCACAGAGTGAAGATCGGTGACTTCGGCCTGATGAGAGCGCTGCCGAACAACCACGAGCACTACGTCATGCAGGAGCATCGAAAGGTCCCCTTTGCGTG GTGCGCCCCAGAGAGCCTGAAAACCAGAACGTTCTCCCACGCTACTGACACGTGGATGTTTGGAGTGACTCTATGGGAGATGTTCACACATGGCCAGGAGCCTTGGCTGGGCCTTAATGGGAGCCAG ATCCTGCACAAGATTGATAAAGAAGGCGAACGCCTCCCTAAGCCTGAAGACTGTCCGCAAGATATCTATAACGTCATGCTGCAGTGTTGGGCTCAGAAACCAGATGACAGACCCACTTTTGTCGCCCTGCGTGAGTTCCTGCTTGAG accATGCCCACAGACATGTGTGCTCTGCAGGACTTTGACGAACCTGACAAACTCCATATCCAGatcaatgatgtcatcaccatCATAGAGGGGAG ggCGGAGAACTACTGGTGGCGAGGTCAAAACAAACGGACCCTGAAGGTTGGACAGTTCCCCAGGAACGTGGTGACATCGGTCGCAGGTTTGTCAGCTCATGACATCAGCCGTCCTCTGAAGAACAGCTTCATCCACACAGGACACGGAGACACCAACCCTCATCGCTGCTGGGGCTTCCCTGACAGGATTGACGA TCTGTACCTCGGAAATCCCATGGATCCTCCTGATGTCCTTAGTGTGGATCCCAGTGGTGCTCGGCCCACACAGCTACCGGGACGAGCTAGAA AGGAGCCTCCTCCCCGCCCTCCTCAACCAGCAGTGTTAATCAAGAGTAAGTCTGGTTTccctcagcagctcctcacCCATTGCTCCTGCCCCCTCTGTTCCCTCCTAGCTCCACTCCTCAGAG AGCCTTGTTATGACCCTGTAAACAACGATGAAGATCTGACCTCGGTGGGACTGAAGAGATTATCGCTTCGGAAAACAGGTTCTGTCAAAGGCTTAAAACTGAAACCCGCTGCATGGGTCTCTGCTTCCAGACAGGGGAGTGGCCGCACTTCAGGCTCAGGCCACAACCCCAACAGTGAAGTGTCCCTCATTGACTTTGGGGAGGAGTTCCCCCCGCCCACACCTTCCCCCTCCCCGGTGGTTGAATTGCAGATTCCTTCACTGGCAAAGCTAGCTTTGGAAGCGGACAACATCCTGGACCGGACTCCGCCTCAGAGTCCGTGTAGATCGTTGCCCCGCCCCCTTCACCCTACGCCAGTCGTGGACTGGGACACCCGGCCGTTACCCCCACCCCCGGCCTATGATGATGTAGCCCAAGATGAAGACGATATGGAG GTGAGCTCCATCAacagctcagagcagcagcatgaagaggagcagagtgaAGTCAGTCACCCAGATGAGGCTCTCTGTCTGGGACAGAAGGTGGAGGGTGAGGTTCTTGTCTCTAGGGGTACAGACAGAGCAGGTTTCGAGGAcaacctcttcctcctcagcaaGCAGAGCCAGGGCCTGTCCACCTCTTTCTCCCAGTCAGCTGAGATCTTCCAAGAGCTCCAGCAAGAGTGCATGAGGAGGCTCAATGTGCCGACTGGAAGTGCTGCACGGTCGAGCTCACCGTGCCAGAGCTCGGCCTTGTGTCCCCAGACTCCACAGACCCAGGAGGGACTGCAGCAGactgtcctctcctctgaggACAAACCTCAGATCCCCCCGCGGGTCCCCATACCCCCTCGCCCTATAAAAAAGGGGGACTACACATCTGCTCGCTGGTCAAGGGATCTCTCGCTGTCTCCGACGCCAGCTGACACCACAGAGGACATTTCGGGCCCAGGCCCAGGCCAGGACCGACCACCTCAGATCCCTCCCAGGGACCCTTTGTCCCAGCCGGGCTCTAGGACTCCCAGCCCCATGGGCCTGGTGGTGGGCTCCCCCCAGCAGAGAGTCTACTCTGTAAGCCCCTCCACCATGCAGACTTCCCTTGCCTCCttctcttccacacacacacacggctcctacctctccacctctccagGTAAACTCATGCCCACCACACACAGCTTTGCCTCAGATCCTAAATATGCTGCACCCAAAGTGATCCAAGCGCAGGGGAAGGACGCCGCCAACAAGGGCCCTTGTATCCTCCCGATCGTCCGTGATGGCCGCAAAGTCAGCAACACCCACTATTACCTTCTCCCTGAGAGGCCCCCGTACCTCGACCGCTACGACCGCTTCTTCAGGGAGGCGGAGAGCCTGTCTGCCAGCGGTGTGGAGGAAAGACATTTACGGCAAGCCAACACAGCCACTGTCAGACCCATGGTGGTCAGCAGCCAGACTCTGCAGGGACACGCCCAGGGACAGGGGCTTGTCCAGCCAGGCGATCTGAAGGCTAATTTCtcctccaacaacaacagcaatctGGGTGGGCCAAGGTCAGGGATGAAGACATCAGTTAGTCTCCCTCGTGTCTGTTCAGACGGGCTGACAATGCTCACTGCTTCCTGCACCAGGACAGACGGAGGAGGGAACTCAGCTGACAGGGTGAAAATG GTGCAGGAGGCGGTTCATGGGGTGACTCTGGAGGAGTGCCAAGCCGCCCTCCAGAACCACAACTGGAATGTGCAGAAAGCTGTGCATTATCTAAAG gtggagcagctgttCTGTTTGGGCCTGAGGAGCAGGTCAGAGTGTCTTAAGCTGCTGGAGATGTGTGACTGGAACCTGGAGGTGGCCAGCACTCAGATGTTAGATAACTATGGATCCACAACCAGACAGAG ACGGTGA
- the tnk2b gene encoding tyrosine kinase, non-receptor, 2b isoform X7, with the protein MGETAEYQRLQDTSESDYQRLPSDDEEKLGSSMQCEEGTEWLLELLMEVQLQQYFLRIRDDLNVTRLSHFDYVKNEDLEKIGMGRPGQRRLWEAVKRRKAMCKRKSWMSKVFSGKRPDGGDFPQQGQPASSFRKLSPTPPLGLGEGVLPTQPGGGGAPLDEQQQALTCLIPEKDLTLFEKLGDGSFGVVKRGEWLTPAGKVLNVAVKCLKTDVFSQPDALEDFICEVNAMHSLDHQNLIRLYGVVLTHPMKMVTELAPLGSLLERLRCVRPQGPVLIHTLCQYAVQVACGMAYLEQRRFIHRDLAARNILLASAHRVKIGDFGLMRALPNNHEHYVMQEHRKVPFAWCAPESLKTRTFSHATDTWMFGVTLWEMFTHGQEPWLGLNGSQILHKIDKEGERLPKPEDCPQDIYNVMLQCWAQKPDDRPTFVALREFLLETMPTDMCALQDFDEPDKLHIQINDVITIIEGRAENYWWRGQNKRTLKVGQFPRNVVTSVAGLSAHDISRPLKNSFIHTGHGDTNPHRCWGFPDRIDDLYLGNPMDPPDVLSVDPSGARPTQLPGRARKEPPPRPPQPAVLIKKPCYDPVNNDEDLTSVGLKRLSLRKTGSVKGLKLKPAAWVSASRQGSGRTSGSGHNPNSEVSLIDFGEEFPPPTPSPSPVVELQIPSLAKLALEADNILDRTPPQSPCRSLPRPLHPTPVVDWDTRPLPPPPAYDDVAQDEDDMEVSSINSSEQQHEEEQSEVSHPDEALCLGQKVEGEVLVSRGTDRAGFEDNLFLLSKQSQGLSTSFSQSAEIFQELQQECMRRLNVPTGSAARSSSPCQSSALCPQTPQTQEGLQQTVLSSEDKPQIPPRVPIPPRPIKKGDYTSARWSRDLSLSPTPADTTEDISGPGPGQDRPPQIPPRDPLSQPGSRTPSPMGLVVGSPQQRVYSVSPSTMQTSLASFSSTHTHGSYLSTSPGKLMPTTHSFASDPKYAAPKVIQAQGKDAANKGPCILPIVRDGRKVSNTHYYLLPERPPYLDRYDRFFREAESLSASGVEERHLRQANTATVRPMVVSSQTLQGHAQGQGLVQPGDLKANFSSNNNSNLGGPRSGMKTSVSLPRVCSDGLTMLTASCTRTDGGGNSADRVKMVQEAVHGVTLEECQAALQNHNWNVQKAVHYLKVEQLFCLGLRSRSECLKLLEMCDWNLEVASTQMLDNYGSTTRQRR; encoded by the exons ATGGGGGAGACGGCAGAGTACCAGAGGCTGCAGGACACGTCAGAGTCTGACTACCAACGGCTGCCCAGCGATGATGAAGAG AAACTGGGCAGTAGCATGCAGTGTGAGGAAGGCACAGAAtggctgctggagctgctgatggaggtgcagctgcagcagtacTTCCTGCGGATCCGAGATGACCTCAATGTCACACGGTTGTCACACTTTGACTACGTCAAGAACGAAGACCTAGAGAAGATCGGCATGGGTCGACCTG GACAGAGACGACTGTGGGAGGCTGTCAAAAGGAGGAAAGCCATGTGCAAGCGCAAGTCCTGGATGAGCAAG GTGTTTAGTGGTAAGCGTCCAGACGGAGGAGACTTCCCCCAGCAGGGCCAGCCGGCTTCCTCTTTTCGTAAGCTGTCTCCTACACCTCCGCTTGGCCTGGGGGAGGGAGTCCTGCCCACACAGCCCGGTGGCGGTGGCGCTCCTCTtgacgagcagcagcaggctctgACCTGCCTCATCCCGGAGAAGGACCTGACACTGTTCGAGAAGCTGGGGGACGGCTCGTTCGGTGTGGTGAAAAGAGGAGAGTGGCTGACACCTGCAGGAAAGGTG CTGAACGTAGCTGTGAAGTGTCTGAAGACAGATGTGTTCAGCCAGCCCGACGCTCTGGAGGACTTCATCTGTGAGGTCAACGCCATGCACTCCCTGGACCACCAGAACCTCATTCGCCTCTACGGTGTGGTGCTCACACACCCAATGAAGATG GTGACTGAGCTGGCTCCTCTCGGTTCTCTGCTGGAGCGTCTGCGATGTGTGCGTCCTCAGGGCCCCGTGTTGATCCACACTCTGTGTCAGTATGCGGTGCAGGTGGCCTGTGGCATGGCCTACCTGGAGCAGAGGAGGTTCATCCACAGGGACCTGGCAGCCAG GAACATCCTGCTGGCCTCAGCTCACAGAGTGAAGATCGGTGACTTCGGCCTGATGAGAGCGCTGCCGAACAACCACGAGCACTACGTCATGCAGGAGCATCGAAAGGTCCCCTTTGCGTG GTGCGCCCCAGAGAGCCTGAAAACCAGAACGTTCTCCCACGCTACTGACACGTGGATGTTTGGAGTGACTCTATGGGAGATGTTCACACATGGCCAGGAGCCTTGGCTGGGCCTTAATGGGAGCCAG ATCCTGCACAAGATTGATAAAGAAGGCGAACGCCTCCCTAAGCCTGAAGACTGTCCGCAAGATATCTATAACGTCATGCTGCAGTGTTGGGCTCAGAAACCAGATGACAGACCCACTTTTGTCGCCCTGCGTGAGTTCCTGCTTGAG accATGCCCACAGACATGTGTGCTCTGCAGGACTTTGACGAACCTGACAAACTCCATATCCAGatcaatgatgtcatcaccatCATAGAGGGGAG ggCGGAGAACTACTGGTGGCGAGGTCAAAACAAACGGACCCTGAAGGTTGGACAGTTCCCCAGGAACGTGGTGACATCGGTCGCAGGTTTGTCAGCTCATGACATCAGCCGTCCTCTGAAGAACAGCTTCATCCACACAGGACACGGAGACACCAACCCTCATCGCTGCTGGGGCTTCCCTGACAGGATTGACGA TCTGTACCTCGGAAATCCCATGGATCCTCCTGATGTCCTTAGTGTGGATCCCAGTGGTGCTCGGCCCACACAGCTACCGGGACGAGCTAGAA AGGAGCCTCCTCCCCGCCCTCCTCAACCAGCAGTGTTAATCAAGA AGCCTTGTTATGACCCTGTAAACAACGATGAAGATCTGACCTCGGTGGGACTGAAGAGATTATCGCTTCGGAAAACAGGTTCTGTCAAAGGCTTAAAACTGAAACCCGCTGCATGGGTCTCTGCTTCCAGACAGGGGAGTGGCCGCACTTCAGGCTCAGGCCACAACCCCAACAGTGAAGTGTCCCTCATTGACTTTGGGGAGGAGTTCCCCCCGCCCACACCTTCCCCCTCCCCGGTGGTTGAATTGCAGATTCCTTCACTGGCAAAGCTAGCTTTGGAAGCGGACAACATCCTGGACCGGACTCCGCCTCAGAGTCCGTGTAGATCGTTGCCCCGCCCCCTTCACCCTACGCCAGTCGTGGACTGGGACACCCGGCCGTTACCCCCACCCCCGGCCTATGATGATGTAGCCCAAGATGAAGACGATATGGAG GTGAGCTCCATCAacagctcagagcagcagcatgaagaggagcagagtgaAGTCAGTCACCCAGATGAGGCTCTCTGTCTGGGACAGAAGGTGGAGGGTGAGGTTCTTGTCTCTAGGGGTACAGACAGAGCAGGTTTCGAGGAcaacctcttcctcctcagcaaGCAGAGCCAGGGCCTGTCCACCTCTTTCTCCCAGTCAGCTGAGATCTTCCAAGAGCTCCAGCAAGAGTGCATGAGGAGGCTCAATGTGCCGACTGGAAGTGCTGCACGGTCGAGCTCACCGTGCCAGAGCTCGGCCTTGTGTCCCCAGACTCCACAGACCCAGGAGGGACTGCAGCAGactgtcctctcctctgaggACAAACCTCAGATCCCCCCGCGGGTCCCCATACCCCCTCGCCCTATAAAAAAGGGGGACTACACATCTGCTCGCTGGTCAAGGGATCTCTCGCTGTCTCCGACGCCAGCTGACACCACAGAGGACATTTCGGGCCCAGGCCCAGGCCAGGACCGACCACCTCAGATCCCTCCCAGGGACCCTTTGTCCCAGCCGGGCTCTAGGACTCCCAGCCCCATGGGCCTGGTGGTGGGCTCCCCCCAGCAGAGAGTCTACTCTGTAAGCCCCTCCACCATGCAGACTTCCCTTGCCTCCttctcttccacacacacacacggctcctacctctccacctctccagGTAAACTCATGCCCACCACACACAGCTTTGCCTCAGATCCTAAATATGCTGCACCCAAAGTGATCCAAGCGCAGGGGAAGGACGCCGCCAACAAGGGCCCTTGTATCCTCCCGATCGTCCGTGATGGCCGCAAAGTCAGCAACACCCACTATTACCTTCTCCCTGAGAGGCCCCCGTACCTCGACCGCTACGACCGCTTCTTCAGGGAGGCGGAGAGCCTGTCTGCCAGCGGTGTGGAGGAAAGACATTTACGGCAAGCCAACACAGCCACTGTCAGACCCATGGTGGTCAGCAGCCAGACTCTGCAGGGACACGCCCAGGGACAGGGGCTTGTCCAGCCAGGCGATCTGAAGGCTAATTTCtcctccaacaacaacagcaatctGGGTGGGCCAAGGTCAGGGATGAAGACATCAGTTAGTCTCCCTCGTGTCTGTTCAGACGGGCTGACAATGCTCACTGCTTCCTGCACCAGGACAGACGGAGGAGGGAACTCAGCTGACAGGGTGAAAATG GTGCAGGAGGCGGTTCATGGGGTGACTCTGGAGGAGTGCCAAGCCGCCCTCCAGAACCACAACTGGAATGTGCAGAAAGCTGTGCATTATCTAAAG gtggagcagctgttCTGTTTGGGCCTGAGGAGCAGGTCAGAGTGTCTTAAGCTGCTGGAGATGTGTGACTGGAACCTGGAGGTGGCCAGCACTCAGATGTTAGATAACTATGGATCCACAACCAGACAGAG ACGGTGA
- the tnk2b gene encoding tyrosine kinase, non-receptor, 2b isoform X2, with translation MGETAEYQRLQDTSESDYQRLPSDDEEKLGSSMQCEEGTEWLLELLMEVQLQQYFLRIRDDLNVTRLSHFDYVKNEDLEKIGMGRPDKGQRRLWEAVKRRKAMCKRKSWMSKVFSGKRPDGGDFPQQGQPASSFRKLSPTPPLGLGEGVLPTQPGGGGAPLDEQQQALTCLIPEKDLTLFEKLGDGSFGVVKRGEWLTPAGKLNVAVKCLKTDVFSQPDALEDFICEVNAMHSLDHQNLIRLYGVVLTHPMKMVTELAPLGSLLERLRCVRPQGPVLIHTLCQYAVQVACGMAYLEQRRFIHRDLAARNILLASAHRVKIGDFGLMRALPNNHEHYVMQEHRKVPFAWCAPESLKTRTFSHATDTWMFGVTLWEMFTHGQEPWLGLNGSQILHKIDKEGERLPKPEDCPQDIYNVMLQCWAQKPDDRPTFVALREFLLETMPTDMCALQDFDEPDKLHIQINDVITIIEGRAENYWWRGQNKRTLKVGQFPRNVVTSVAGLSAHDISRPLKNSFIHTGHGDTNPHRCWGFPDRIDDLYLGNPMDPPDVLSVDPSGARPTQLPGRARKEPPPRPPQPAVLIKSKSGFPQQLLTHCSCPLCSLLAPLLREPCYDPVNNDEDLTSVGLKRLSLRKTGSVKGLKLKPAAWVSASRQGSGRTSGSGHNPNSEVSLIDFGEEFPPPTPSPSPVVELQIPSLAKLALEADNILDRTPPQSPCRSLPRPLHPTPVVDWDTRPLPPPPAYDDVAQDEDDMEVSSINSSEQQHEEEQSEVSHPDEALCLGQKVEGEVLVSRGTDRAGFEDNLFLLSKQSQGLSTSFSQSAEIFQELQQECMRRLNVPTGSAARSSSPCQSSALCPQTPQTQEGLQQTVLSSEDKPQIPPRVPIPPRPIKKGDYTSARWSRDLSLSPTPADTTEDISGPGPGQDRPPQIPPRDPLSQPGSRTPSPMGLVVGSPQQRVYSVSPSTMQTSLASFSSTHTHGSYLSTSPGKLMPTTHSFASDPKYAAPKVIQAQGKDAANKGPCILPIVRDGRKVSNTHYYLLPERPPYLDRYDRFFREAESLSASGVEERHLRQANTATVRPMVVSSQTLQGHAQGQGLVQPGDLKANFSSNNNSNLGGPRSGMKTSVSLPRVCSDGLTMLTASCTRTDGGGNSADRVKMVQEAVHGVTLEECQAALQNHNWNVQKAVHYLKVEQLFCLGLRSRSECLKLLEMCDWNLEVASTQMLDNYGSTTRQRR, from the exons ATGGGGGAGACGGCAGAGTACCAGAGGCTGCAGGACACGTCAGAGTCTGACTACCAACGGCTGCCCAGCGATGATGAAGAG AAACTGGGCAGTAGCATGCAGTGTGAGGAAGGCACAGAAtggctgctggagctgctgatggaggtgcagctgcagcagtacTTCCTGCGGATCCGAGATGACCTCAATGTCACACGGTTGTCACACTTTGACTACGTCAAGAACGAAGACCTAGAGAAGATCGGCATGGGTCGACCTG ATAAAGGACAGAGACGACTGTGGGAGGCTGTCAAAAGGAGGAAAGCCATGTGCAAGCGCAAGTCCTGGATGAGCAAG GTGTTTAGTGGTAAGCGTCCAGACGGAGGAGACTTCCCCCAGCAGGGCCAGCCGGCTTCCTCTTTTCGTAAGCTGTCTCCTACACCTCCGCTTGGCCTGGGGGAGGGAGTCCTGCCCACACAGCCCGGTGGCGGTGGCGCTCCTCTtgacgagcagcagcaggctctgACCTGCCTCATCCCGGAGAAGGACCTGACACTGTTCGAGAAGCTGGGGGACGGCTCGTTCGGTGTGGTGAAAAGAGGAGAGTGGCTGACACCTGCAGGAAAG CTGAACGTAGCTGTGAAGTGTCTGAAGACAGATGTGTTCAGCCAGCCCGACGCTCTGGAGGACTTCATCTGTGAGGTCAACGCCATGCACTCCCTGGACCACCAGAACCTCATTCGCCTCTACGGTGTGGTGCTCACACACCCAATGAAGATG GTGACTGAGCTGGCTCCTCTCGGTTCTCTGCTGGAGCGTCTGCGATGTGTGCGTCCTCAGGGCCCCGTGTTGATCCACACTCTGTGTCAGTATGCGGTGCAGGTGGCCTGTGGCATGGCCTACCTGGAGCAGAGGAGGTTCATCCACAGGGACCTGGCAGCCAG GAACATCCTGCTGGCCTCAGCTCACAGAGTGAAGATCGGTGACTTCGGCCTGATGAGAGCGCTGCCGAACAACCACGAGCACTACGTCATGCAGGAGCATCGAAAGGTCCCCTTTGCGTG GTGCGCCCCAGAGAGCCTGAAAACCAGAACGTTCTCCCACGCTACTGACACGTGGATGTTTGGAGTGACTCTATGGGAGATGTTCACACATGGCCAGGAGCCTTGGCTGGGCCTTAATGGGAGCCAG ATCCTGCACAAGATTGATAAAGAAGGCGAACGCCTCCCTAAGCCTGAAGACTGTCCGCAAGATATCTATAACGTCATGCTGCAGTGTTGGGCTCAGAAACCAGATGACAGACCCACTTTTGTCGCCCTGCGTGAGTTCCTGCTTGAG accATGCCCACAGACATGTGTGCTCTGCAGGACTTTGACGAACCTGACAAACTCCATATCCAGatcaatgatgtcatcaccatCATAGAGGGGAG ggCGGAGAACTACTGGTGGCGAGGTCAAAACAAACGGACCCTGAAGGTTGGACAGTTCCCCAGGAACGTGGTGACATCGGTCGCAGGTTTGTCAGCTCATGACATCAGCCGTCCTCTGAAGAACAGCTTCATCCACACAGGACACGGAGACACCAACCCTCATCGCTGCTGGGGCTTCCCTGACAGGATTGACGA TCTGTACCTCGGAAATCCCATGGATCCTCCTGATGTCCTTAGTGTGGATCCCAGTGGTGCTCGGCCCACACAGCTACCGGGACGAGCTAGAA AGGAGCCTCCTCCCCGCCCTCCTCAACCAGCAGTGTTAATCAAGAGTAAGTCTGGTTTccctcagcagctcctcacCCATTGCTCCTGCCCCCTCTGTTCCCTCCTAGCTCCACTCCTCAGAG AGCCTTGTTATGACCCTGTAAACAACGATGAAGATCTGACCTCGGTGGGACTGAAGAGATTATCGCTTCGGAAAACAGGTTCTGTCAAAGGCTTAAAACTGAAACCCGCTGCATGGGTCTCTGCTTCCAGACAGGGGAGTGGCCGCACTTCAGGCTCAGGCCACAACCCCAACAGTGAAGTGTCCCTCATTGACTTTGGGGAGGAGTTCCCCCCGCCCACACCTTCCCCCTCCCCGGTGGTTGAATTGCAGATTCCTTCACTGGCAAAGCTAGCTTTGGAAGCGGACAACATCCTGGACCGGACTCCGCCTCAGAGTCCGTGTAGATCGTTGCCCCGCCCCCTTCACCCTACGCCAGTCGTGGACTGGGACACCCGGCCGTTACCCCCACCCCCGGCCTATGATGATGTAGCCCAAGATGAAGACGATATGGAG GTGAGCTCCATCAacagctcagagcagcagcatgaagaggagcagagtgaAGTCAGTCACCCAGATGAGGCTCTCTGTCTGGGACAGAAGGTGGAGGGTGAGGTTCTTGTCTCTAGGGGTACAGACAGAGCAGGTTTCGAGGAcaacctcttcctcctcagcaaGCAGAGCCAGGGCCTGTCCACCTCTTTCTCCCAGTCAGCTGAGATCTTCCAAGAGCTCCAGCAAGAGTGCATGAGGAGGCTCAATGTGCCGACTGGAAGTGCTGCACGGTCGAGCTCACCGTGCCAGAGCTCGGCCTTGTGTCCCCAGACTCCACAGACCCAGGAGGGACTGCAGCAGactgtcctctcctctgaggACAAACCTCAGATCCCCCCGCGGGTCCCCATACCCCCTCGCCCTATAAAAAAGGGGGACTACACATCTGCTCGCTGGTCAAGGGATCTCTCGCTGTCTCCGACGCCAGCTGACACCACAGAGGACATTTCGGGCCCAGGCCCAGGCCAGGACCGACCACCTCAGATCCCTCCCAGGGACCCTTTGTCCCAGCCGGGCTCTAGGACTCCCAGCCCCATGGGCCTGGTGGTGGGCTCCCCCCAGCAGAGAGTCTACTCTGTAAGCCCCTCCACCATGCAGACTTCCCTTGCCTCCttctcttccacacacacacacggctcctacctctccacctctccagGTAAACTCATGCCCACCACACACAGCTTTGCCTCAGATCCTAAATATGCTGCACCCAAAGTGATCCAAGCGCAGGGGAAGGACGCCGCCAACAAGGGCCCTTGTATCCTCCCGATCGTCCGTGATGGCCGCAAAGTCAGCAACACCCACTATTACCTTCTCCCTGAGAGGCCCCCGTACCTCGACCGCTACGACCGCTTCTTCAGGGAGGCGGAGAGCCTGTCTGCCAGCGGTGTGGAGGAAAGACATTTACGGCAAGCCAACACAGCCACTGTCAGACCCATGGTGGTCAGCAGCCAGACTCTGCAGGGACACGCCCAGGGACAGGGGCTTGTCCAGCCAGGCGATCTGAAGGCTAATTTCtcctccaacaacaacagcaatctGGGTGGGCCAAGGTCAGGGATGAAGACATCAGTTAGTCTCCCTCGTGTCTGTTCAGACGGGCTGACAATGCTCACTGCTTCCTGCACCAGGACAGACGGAGGAGGGAACTCAGCTGACAGGGTGAAAATG GTGCAGGAGGCGGTTCATGGGGTGACTCTGGAGGAGTGCCAAGCCGCCCTCCAGAACCACAACTGGAATGTGCAGAAAGCTGTGCATTATCTAAAG gtggagcagctgttCTGTTTGGGCCTGAGGAGCAGGTCAGAGTGTCTTAAGCTGCTGGAGATGTGTGACTGGAACCTGGAGGTGGCCAGCACTCAGATGTTAGATAACTATGGATCCACAACCAGACAGAG ACGGTGA